In Myxocyprinus asiaticus isolate MX2 ecotype Aquarium Trade chromosome 16, UBuf_Myxa_2, whole genome shotgun sequence, the genomic stretch TTCCGAGGGCACTGTTCTGTGTTCTGGCTGGTGGTttactggcccaaatcaaaagcCCACCCCTAAGATTCTTTTACATTCTAGTACTATATGGCTTGAGTCCTTCCttcagtgttaaaggaatagttgacccaaaaatgaaaatgatctcatcatttactcactctcatgccatcccagatatgtttgactttcttctgcagaacacaaacttagatttttaaaagaatatctcagctctgttggtccatacaatgcaagtgaatggtgaccagaacaccaaaatctccaaaaaggatataaagacaacttaaaagtaattcattagactgcagtggtttaatccatgtcttctgaagtgatccagttggttttgggtgataacagaccaaaatgtaacaaatgtttcactgtacatctagtcattgcagtctctaggcacgatcatgatttcaagctcgattacacttcctagtgcttgacacatgtgcagagcactagatggcactataggaagtgtaatcgagcttgaaatcatgattggcaaggagactgctgtcaagatgtatattttggtctgttctcacccaaaaccatctggatcacttcagaagacattgattaaactattggagtcatatggattacttttatgctgactttatctcctttttggaacttttggaggttttggtcaccattcacttgcattgtatggccctacagagttaagatattctactaaaaatctttgtttgtgttcagcatgagaaagtaagtcatacacacctgggatggcatgagggtgagtaaatggtgagagaattttcacttttgggtgaactatccctttaatctatgAGATATTTTTGCCGGTTTTTTGTCCGCCAATGAAAATAGTTAGTTTGgtagcttagaaaagtaatagccaCACGATTTGATGTATCATTCATGATCATAGACTCAGTGCAAGACAAGTTATGTATCGCAGTTTAATGCTTGGTATTTGTCATATCCCTAACCGTAAAAGCCATGGTTACCTTAGCAAGTACCACTAACAATGCATCACAGATACTTTCTCACCTGGAAGAAATAGGTAATAAATGCCACTGCTCCAGTAAGCAGAAAGAAAAGTGAAAACATCATAGTCTTCTGTCGCTTTACTTCAGGATCAACCTCTGCAAACACCTACAAAAGAGGAAGTTCTACTGAGCATCCAGTGTAAATCATCTGAAATGCTAAGCACTTGTGGTACAAGCATAAAATCCACTGACATATAGCTATACAATGGAGTGTTTATTTACCTTATATTTACCTTATTATTATATAACACTTATTAGTTTGAATGGTGAGGTGAGCAGGAGGCAAATATACacaatagagttttttttttttcacagatatgCAAACAAAGACAAAGGACACTCACACCAATGATTTTGGCAAACAGGATGGCCACACAGGGATAAACAGCTCCACCCACAAGGCTGGCCAGTGTGCCCACCAGCAGGTAAGGCAATTCCGGCTTGTTCAAAGCCAGAATTTTGGTGAAAGGGATTTCTAGAGCTTTTTCCTCCTCCtacaaaataattttacatgAACGAATAGGATCCACTTGATTCATTTATAAATCAGTGTGATTCACTCTCAACATCAGATAAGTATCAAAACAGTGCAGAACTGTGTGTTTGGTTCATTTACCTTTTTATCCTTCTTGGATTTCTTGCTCTTCCTCTTTGAGGACTTCTTTCTTGAAGACCTCCTCTCGTGGCCGCTGCTGCGTCTTGTTGAGCTTCTTCTGAGGTTTCCGTTCTCCATTTTCATTTCCATTGTTCCCTCAGCAGCCTCTGTGTCAGAAGATTCCTCATCTGTCTCGCCTTCAGAAACACTCTGAATATCATCTTCATTGGCATCAAGATCATCATCTGGTCTCCCAGAGGTCTggataatgtaaataaatagaataattttaGCTACAACCATATACAAATTTGAAAAGTTAGTCCAATCCCACTCAGGACTATTATAGCTTTGATTTAtggtgaagtaaaaaaaaaaaaaaaagaaaaaaaagaaaagttttaaaCACCTTTAAATATCTCAGGGCCAACTACTGTTCTCGCCATATAGTGGAATGTTCATGTTTAATGATGTACCTGTTGCATTACGAGAGAATAGTACACTCCTTTCTTGGCCATGAGTTCTCTGTGAGTGCCCTGTTCCACCACTTTGCCATCACTGAATCCAGCAATTATATCTGCTGAACGTATAGTTGACAGGCGATGTGCAATAACAATGGTCGTGCGCCCAGCTCTTGcctaagaaaaaaaacaacacacaggATTATTACCTGCACTTGCTGACTGCTGTGAATTTTTGTGCACTTTGTTATCACAACAGAAACTGTTATAAAAGATATTCATAGAGATAACCACACCCCTAATCAGCAATAATATATCAACAAAATTTTTTGCAGTGcttataaaaaaatcctccatgtatGTCACAGAGTGAGTTGTTTTGCATTACCTTGTCTAAAGCTGCCTGAACAATGGACTCGCTTTGTGTGTCCAAGGCCGATGTGGCTTCGTCCAGCAGGAGGATTTTGGGGTTTTTGACGAGAGCTCGAGCAATAGCAATCCTCTGCTTCTGCCCCCCGCTCAGCTGAGCGCCCCTCTCCCCAACCATAGTGTTCAGCTTctatctcagagagagagagagataaaacagTATTCTAAACATTTAACCCCACTTTAGGCTGAACACAACTAAGATATTTTAAGTCAGCTTacacatgaaaaaacaaaaattattgatATTGCTAAGATATTGGAATATGATGAATTAGTGGACCTGCAATATGAAACAGatgtttttcttttggtcttttttgaaggaataattcacccaaaaatgaaaattctatcataatttaccctcaccctcaagttgttccaaaccgcaagcagatattttgtttttctttggaacTCAAAATGAGTATTTTCATGCTACTCTTTCCACACCGTGACAGTGAACATCTGTCAttcttcaaaaaggacaaaaaagcaccataaaaatgttGATATGGCTTGTGCACTAAATTTCAAGTCAAGCCATGCAATATTTTGTGTAATAAAGGAAACAAAATTTGAAGTTGTTATCCGCTGATCATCTTGCCTCCAGAGAACCAGATCATTGAATGAGTTGAACTTGATAAATGGATCTGGTTCAGCTCTCTTATCAATGATTAGGTCGCAACAGTTCACAAGTTGACGGCTCACAGTGAATAATggcttacatttcagtctgtttgtcACGCAAAGTTATCGTATGTCTTTAGAAGACTTAGAAcacagtgcacaagtcatatagactacttttatttttatcattgacAGATGTCACTATGGACTGTCATTAAagattttccttttgtgttccacaaaaaaatatacagcatacaggtttggaatgacatggtgagtaaataatgttagAATTTTCATTCTGTGTTGAAGTATCCCCAAACACAAATAATGACATACGTGTCCTCAAATAAAAAGGTTTGAAAAAGGTTTCCTTACATCTGGTAGTCTGGAAATGAAATCGTAGGCGTTGGCCTCTTTTATGGCTCGTTCAATATCTGCATCTGTGGCGTCTTCGCGGCCGTAGCGTATATTCTCTGCAATGGTGGTTCCAAAAAGGACAGGCTCCTGACTCACAATGCCCATGTTCTCCCTCAGCCAGCGCACATTCAGAGAACGGATATCATGACCATCCAGACTGACCTGTAACCGTACACAGTTTACAAACACGTGAGAAGAAACCTTGACAGATGTTTATTAGCAGGCTCTGTGGGCATGTAAGAATTACCTCTCCTGAATCAGGGTCATAGAAACGCTGCAGAAGCTGAATCGTTGTGCTTTTCCCACAGCCGCTGGCTCCGACCAAAGCGATAGTCTTTCCATGAGGGACTTTGAGACTCACACCCTGTAGAATCTAAAGCAGGACACATCATCCTTATTACCATGTAGGGTTATTATAGTTTctaattttagtttttagtttttgtttctaATTTATTTTCCTGTTAACTGttagtttcattttgtttttcagtgttttctagtttcagattcattcttttttttcaacatgtttagtttttattttagggctgctaaatttaatgcattaactgaCATTATGTATATATCAACATATAACAcctcaactaaaaaaaaaagtcatctttATAGCTAGTTTTGGAGTTGTGAAATGTGTTGTAGTTTAGTTACATTTTTCCAATTatctttttatctttatttttaatttttaattcagttaacaaaaatgtttttattagtactgatactaaatcataatttcaCACACCATCGACAGAATGCCTTTGGACTATTACAGAAGAATGAATGATAAAATAGTAGATCTGTAAAATTCCTGGCAGTTGAATGAATGGTCTACCTTCACATCTTTTCTGGAGGGATAGCTAAAGTGGATGTTCTTGAATTCAATATCTCCTTTCACACAATCTGGTTTGTGACCCTCTTTTGAACTGCTGTCAATTGGGCGGGGCTGATAagcaacaggaaaaaaaaaatcataaagaaTAATGAAATCAAAggtataaatgtaattaatattgAACTTGTGAATTTTGATGAACACAGATTGAAAGTCTGTACCATGTCAATGGTTTTGTAGACTTCATAGGCAGCACCTCGTGCCTTGGCGATGCTCTCCAGGTTTGGAGCTCCCTGACCTAAAGAGAATGCCCCGATCATCACAGAGAAGAAAACCTGGGGACAAAAATAACAAATTTGCTGGTGAAGCAATGTTGCCTACACTACAGCAACtccagtctgaaaaaaaaaaaaacatgtttaacacACTCACAGTGATGACTCTTCCAATGGTATAATTCTCTGGTTCATCCACTGACAGTTTTGTCCCATACCAAAATGCCAGTGCATAAGTGCCAAATATAATAAACTGTGTCAGCCCCATGGACACATTTGTAGTAATGGCTTTCTTTACCCCAAAGTTCTTCGCTTCTATCAAGTTTTTCTCATACCTAGAATACAGAAATGCGTCTGTCACAGAAACCCTGTACACAATCAACACAGTTTGGTTGCATTTTCATCATTCAGAAGAATGCCACATCTCATCATGCCATTTTAAGCGACTGACCAACTTATTTTGTGAATTTATGGTGATGAGTGAAATGTACAGAATATGCTCACTTTTCCACTGCTTTTTTTTGTCCATTAAATGCCACAACTGTCCTGATGGCGACCAGAATCTCTTCGGCTACAGCTCCTGCTTTAGCATATGCCGACAGCTCCTTACTGGTCAGACTGGCAAGAATCTGTGCATGACagaaaagcaacaacaacaaaaacatctttAGGTTCCAATATTCTGATACAAAATTAGCTTCATCTGAGATTCATCAGCCATTCCTAAACAGTAGGGTACTATGGGGCTAAAGGTACActatcaggaaaaaaaaaaaataataattctggtcacaaaatgtatcaagattgaaaaaaatgtatttctttttattgaatattgatggagcaacatcatttgtgtgaaaataaataagaatggatggttgttttgattcaaattcagtaaaaaaaaataaaataaaaaaaagtggttaGACAGCCTTTTATTCCACAACTGGGGTAAAAggcacacacttggggtaaaaggcccctagcgTGGTTATAGTGATATCATGTAGATAGGGGCAAAAGTTATAGAATGGTCAACTAATGCAagtaattttgagacagcaagatgtttTTATGAGTAACAAATTAACAAATTCAGAAGGGTAcacaatttcctgttaatttaaaacacatttggcattttataacatttcaataaacaaattaatctccattgtgattggatcagtcaatgtgagcacactttgaacatttttcagaacaaatgtATTCCtcccacttaaaaaaaacaaaagtgttttataggggccttttgTCCATGCAAcaactttttaccccaaatattatcctttcacttattgtaTAGTTTTGATTTtgaacttttgatttaatgatcttgaacaaaactgaaaatgataactaattattttgtttcaaaataaatgtgttaatttcagagattttcattagctacataaatttgcaactttttaaaatatattacaaattagatcaatttgcctcaaaatcaacctttagacacaaCACGCAAAGATCAAGGATCAGGACGTTTTTGCAGCGCATAGTGACAAACGGTGctttggtagtttttgttgccatttagtattttgggagaaaataaaatcaaaggagccttttacctcaTGGGGTCTTTAGCACCATTGTACCGTACTTAAAAGTAAACCTCATACATACTTTAGACCAAACAGCAGCCGATCCTGCCAGCAAAGGACTGACTGCAAGTATGACCAATGTCAGCTTCCAGCCGTAGATAAAACCAATGATGAAACCAGTAATAAATGTGCAGAAGAACTGGACAAACACACAGATCTTGTCCCCAAGGCCATCGTTGATTGTGTTTATATCACTGAGTTGGGAAAAAGGTGAGATTTgtatattttgagtttaaatattAAACACCTGAAATGTATGGGCAGAACAGATTTGTGAACATAAACAGGTGaattttaaatattgttatatttgaattaaacaaattaaaataatagcatgtataaacaaaaatatatattttttatgaatccAAAActaactcaaataaaataaaaatcaccacaactttcaatttcagttttatatacacagtatattgtaaaatttgaaacctttacaTTAAATTGCATTAAGAATTAAAATGCCAGATAGTAATAACAACAGATGGCCCTGAGTAAACTAAAACTAAAGCTAGAAAACacttaaaaactaaatataaccATTACAGagttaaaactaataaaaaaaaaaaaaaaaaaaaaaaaactgaatgaaaggacaaattgaaaataaaaagttgcaCTTGACTTACTCTGTAAGTCTTATGTTCAGTTCTCCGATCGGATGCGTGTCAAACCATGACATCTGCTGGTGGAGGATGGCATGAAAGTACTTCTCCCGGattctctttgtttgctttgcagCAGTCAGAAGGAAAAGCATCACCTGGAACGTGCCCAGGAGCAAGACCGCAGCCCCGATCCCAACAAAGTAATAAGCATTTCTGCGTAAATACGGTACAATAAAGAATTTATCAACAGTGGAAGATTCTGACCATCAAAATGTTAAAGACATTTACAACTGACAACGGAGAAACTTCACTAAATTATTAATGGGTGGATTGTGtgagtgacaataaatgtgacaCCAGAGGCTACTCACTTAGTCATTTTTTCTTCAATGCCTATTTCAGGAGAAGCAGCCAAACACTTTAAAGAGGAGGAGTTCAAAAAGGA encodes the following:
- the abcb5 gene encoding ATP-dependent translocase ABCB1 isoform X2, which produces MKEEPSFQSTDPPPYSHEVIPEGLVNLAYTQDEKPQEDKPEEPPKEESTAKPKGKGLFRKKPKEKKEPVKAVGFFQLFRYATCGEVLLMLIGLLCSAAHGIALPLMCVVFGQMTDNFVQSGQQFNITGNFTGNSTFTFTLNSFLNSSSLKCLAASPEIGIEEKMTKNAYYFVGIGAAVLLLGTFQVMLFLLTAAKQTKRIREKYFHAILHQQMSWFDTHPIGELNIRLTDDINTINDGLGDKICVFVQFFCTFITGFIIGFIYGWKLTLVILAVSPLLAGSAAVWSKILASLTSKELSAYAKAGAVAEEILVAIRTVVAFNGQKKAVEKYEKNLIEAKNFGVKKAITTNVSMGLTQFIIFGTYALAFWYGTKLSVDEPENYTIGRVITVFFSVMIGAFSLGQGAPNLESIAKARGAAYEVYKTIDMPRPIDSSSKEGHKPDCVKGDIEFKNIHFSYPSRKDVKILQGVSLKVPHGKTIALVGASGCGKSTTIQLLQRFYDPDSGEVSLDGHDIRSLNVRWLRENMGIVSQEPVLFGTTIAENIRYGREDATDADIERAIKEANAYDFISRLPDKLNTMVGERGAQLSGGQKQRIAIARALVKNPKILLLDEATSALDTQSESIVQAALDKARAGRTTIVIAHRLSTIRSADIIAGFSDGKVVEQGTHRELMAKKGVYYSLVMQQTSGRPDDDLDANEDDIQSVSEGETDEESSDTEAAEGTMEMKMENGNLRRSSTRRSSGHERRSSRKKSSKRKSKKSKKDKKEEEKALEIPFTKILALNKPELPYLLVGTLASLVGGAVYPCVAILFAKIIGVFAEVDPEVKRQKTMMFSLFFLLTGAVAFITYFFQGFMFGKSGELLTMRLRSQAFNAMMRQEIAWFDDNNNAVGILTTKLATDASLVKGAAGSRLGLATNTICALLIAVIVAFIHSWQLTLLILACVPFLTGANFIQMRAMSGHASKDQSALEMSGKISTETVENFKTVVALTREEVFFHKFIDSLSDPYRSSLCKAPIYGLTFALAQAIPYLVNAAIFRFGAWLIAHCYTEYENVFLVFSVIVFAAMNIGQSSSFAPDFAKAKAAAGRILMLLDKKPAIDIYDESGDKPSHFTGNIEFREVQFSYPTRQNVKVLQGLNVSVTQGQTLALVGGSGCGKSTSIQLLERFYDPAAGHVLVDGTDTRKLNLAWLRTQLGLVSQEPILFDSTIAENIQYGDNSRVVTQEEIEEASKKANIHNFILSLPEKYNTQVGDKGTQMSGGQKQRIAIARALVRKPKVLLLDEATSALDTESEKIVQKALDDARLGRTCIVIAHRLSTIQNADVIAVIQNGRVTEQGTHAQLMAKQGAYYALVNAQVSAH